In Podospora pseudopauciseta strain CBS 411.78 chromosome 2 map unlocalized CBS411.78m_2, whole genome shotgun sequence, the genomic stretch TACATGGGTGCCTCTCTTGCTGTCCCTGAATCCCGCCGACGTTGTTTCCTGCGACGGCAGAGGAAGAATATAAAGGCAGCACCGGCGAGAACCAGGATGATTCCCACAACAATGCCTGCAATGGCAAACCCTGGCAGGGCCCCCACAGTAGTcggtggcgagggagagggagggctGGTATTGGATGGACCTCGAACTCCCGTGGTGACCGAAGTGGCAGTAACAGTAGAAAGTGTCGTTCTAGGTCCAAAGTCGACCGGCGGCGTTCGAGACTCGCAGCACTCGCTCAGGGGAATAACCAATGTCGTCGTAGTAGGTGCCGGTCGCAAAGCTCTGACCACACGAGTTGTATGGGATAGGTCAGAACAGGACGTTGATTCAGGACTTAGACGAGACGCCACATGCATCTTAGACGCTCCATGAGATCggaacaaaagaaacacgGTCCATCTTtggctgttggtggagaACTGGGGGAACAACAGGAAATATAGAAAAGCAGAGCAGGCAACCGGCAGCTCATATACTTGTCCGAGTGTTCTACAAAGGAGACTCGGTCCTGCAACTGTGAGGGACAGGAATTCTGCCTTTGCCCTCCAAGCTGCCGCATAAGGTACGCGGCATGGCAGTGGGCAAAGAGAGGCAGTGCCATTGCGGGTGGTCCATGACACCGGGGCCAAAGTGGGAATAGGGAACAGGGTGGTACCACAGCTGACCACATCCAGCGGCGTAGACGCTTTGGGTGTGTCCGATGTCAGTTGCTGTAAAAACACGGTGGAAGCAGTCTTTGCTGATATGTGTTTGCGGCAAACTCTAAGCGCCTGGCGCGCGCAcctttgatgatggaggtggacaGACAAGAGTTGTTGGACTCGTGCTTCGGACTAGATGTCCTCCAAAAATCAATATTTCAAACTGGTTGTACAACACCATCACGCGTCAATCGCCTACTTAAGCGCGCTTCTAGAAGCCGCCCATCGCTTGATGAGGGGAAATCAGAAGACTATTGAGGTTGTGCCGCAAAAGATCCTGTCTCGTATGTTGGATGTCCGAATCTCTCCACAaagatgatggtgttgactGCAGACTCTGACATCTAACCCCGAGAGAGTTGGAAGATTTTCATGCGGCACAGAAGATGTAGCGTGAAAATCCGGAGGTTCGCCACCGCCCGAGTTGGTGAAGAGTGAGTTCATGGGGCAGATGTGGAGAGACGACCCCTGACGCCATCTCCGGTGTTACTCTGTACTTGGTTTTTGAAGGTATGACGCAGAGGCTGAAGATTTTAGAACAGGCGATGATGCCTCTCTCAGAATATCCTCGCTCGGTACCGGCAAAAAGGGTAATCCACAAAAAGATCAAATAAAACTCTGGAGTGTTCTAGAGATCCCAAGATATCTGGGGAGAGTGGGGGTTCGACGCCTTGATTTGCCGGCAGCACCTATTTTGGCATGCAGAAAGGGGGCCACTCGGCGCTTATTCAgagccaacaccacccaagaTCTCGTGGCAGCCCTGTCCCCATTGTCCTTTCTTGCGTGCTTTGGAATGCAAGAAATCTGTAGCCGCGGGAAACACTGCAGTTGGTTGCGCCAAAGTCGGTAGACGGCCCGTTCGGGAAGGGCTTGTGTGTGTTGGCCTCAGTTCGTCCAGGTTTTCGGGGTTGTGTTGCCAAGTCGTGCCCGTGATGTTCTGGGTCAAGAGCAAACTGCGCCTGGTTGTTGTGGGCAGTGTTAGCTTCGTGGTGTCTCGGTGATCAGTTCTGAAATCAACACTGTCTATCTAGGGCTTGTGTAACTGGAAACCACGCCGAGGGGGGGCGCACAGGTTTAGTTTGCCTGCACgttttggtgatgctgaGCTGTTTAAGTCGGTGCCTGACACAGTATGACAAAGCCTTACGGTGACGATATGCGATCGACGCAGTTTCAACTCTGATGATGGAATCAACACCGAGAGGACCTTGCCTACGGAGTTTAATGCCATCGGTGTGTTTTGTGAAGCGCGCCTATATGGCAACGCAAATGAGAAGTTGACACTAGTTCATGACATGGTGAACACGAGAGAAGCAGGACGTCGAGAGATTGCGAAACATATAAAAAGAACAGCAGATGAGCTGTCGAGCGAGGGATGATGAAGTTATCGCCAAATCGGTAGGTGTTTGCTCGTTGCCATGGTGGCGTGGGATGAAGTCGAGATTGCCTCGTGTGCCTGAGCTGAGATCCTTCGGCGGGATCCCCTAGCTGTTTCGTCTTCAACTGCCGGCTGCGACAATCAGGAGACAGGAGACAGGAGACAGGAGACGGAAGTCAATCAGCCTGGCCCCTCTGAAAGGCTGGCCTTGCTTTGAGTTCGGAAGCACTGCGCATTGCTGGGTGATGCTGTGCCTCACACTCGGCTATCTGGCTGTCTTTGGTAGGGCAGACAGTTTGTGGCTCCCGCGACTCCTTACTGCACCACACGCGGCAAAAGCCACCAGTTCGAGGATCTGCGTCGAGAGGGTGTTCTGTCATCCAGAGTGTCTGTTGAAAATGACGGCTTGGCCGGGTTGGTGATCATGAACGTCTCGTCTCGATGCGGGCCAGAGGTTGGTGCAAGGTTCGCGTGCTCCCGTCTGACCAGATCTTTTGTGTGGCATGGCACAGACCCCAATTAAAGTGCTATCTATATCCGGTCAGCTATCGGTTGCTGTCTGCAGCAGGATAAAAATGACACTTCCCCTCCTGTTTCTTGCAGACTGGATTGACACGATGCCTGAAGCTGTAAAGTGCTGGCCAGGTAGAGACCCATTGCCAAGATGGTTGCTgtttgaggttgtcgagatGCATTCAGCTGAAAACGAGAGAGGAGCGACGGCGTCGGCACCGGGGGACGGGACCCACCAAGGGCTTCCGAGCCGAGCGGCCCCGCCGAGGCCGGTGGTCTCGGGCTGCCAAGGACCGAATCACTCGCATCAACAGCACTGGCGTTTGACGGGCATCGGTCCGTCAATTTGCGACCAACCAATGGGGTATCGAATCATGAAAGAAACGGAAAACTTAGCCCCACTTGATCTACCCAGAGTCCACCACGGCGCGTAGCCGAATTTAGCGTCCGCTGTCCTGATCGCAGAATGCACGTCGGGAGGGAACGCCGAGACCCCACTGAATGTTtcttccatcatcacctgcACTATCACCAGCAGCTACTTGGATTCATCACAGCGTCTTTTgagtttttttctttggatGAACGGCAGGTCATGATGGACTCGAATCTCCGCAATGTGGTACAAGATGTCGTGGCCTGTAGGACATGGACAGATACGCTACATGCATTTCATGTACCGTTCCTACATTAGGGCCGGGTCCATGGCGTCTTCCTCCGGCAATTGCGAGATACCAAGAAGCAAAACGAATCCTTCAGCTTGGGTGATTCTTCCCCGCAACTCGGCATCTTTGGGCAAGACATAAACGGACTCCTCTTTGTGTCACACCGTTTCCTTCAAACAGAGCAACAGTAGTAGCCAGCAGCATGCTTTGAACCAAGGTCAAAGGTCACATCTGCAAAACACCGAGCTGCTCGGCAGGTTTGGCGGCGCTTAGGGAAGCCATCCCGTTGGCTACCCTCTTTCCATCAGCCTATTCCACCGTTTTCCCCAGCTCGGAACGGTCGCCCAGAATAGCTCACGTCCGCAGCAACCATATATCCCCACGTGGTGAACGGCAACCCCCTGCGCCTTTGGGgcactgctgctgttcccCTCTCCGTTGAGATCTTGCTGGACTGAATCTGCTTCCCGTCTTGGTGCTTGTGATTTGGAAAGGGGTTGGGATATTCTTCCATTTGCGACAGATTCCACAATACAATGATTGACGACGCCGGACTGCAATGATCTTGTTTGGTTGTTTAAAAACACAGTATTCGAAGTGACCACCAGGTCGACTTGGGCTTTCCAATTTGAGAGGAGGGGCATAGCGGCGCAGGCTGCCCACCATGAAGATTGCCTGTCTACAGTTTGCGCCTCAGGTCGGGGATGtcgacaacaacctcaaccggGCTGATGCCGTACTGAACAAGGCGCGCACGGGGGATCTTGATGATTTGGACTTGCTTGTACTGCCGGAACTTGCCTTTACAGGTACGTTTATTGCAGATTATTTACtcggcgggggggggggggcggagAATGCTGATGGGCAAATCCAGGTTACAACTTCAAGTCGCTACAACACATCTCTCCCTGTTTGGAACGTCGTGATTCTGGAATCAGCTCTCTCTGGGCTCGAACTACCGCCCTGAAACACGATTGCGCCGTTGTAGTAGGGTATCCGGAGAAGGTGGACATGAGCGCAAGATGGCCAGCGAACCCAGAGCACTACAACTCAGCGCTTATCGTAAACCGAGATGGCGATACTGTTGGCAACTACCGCAAGCTACACCTATTTTATACCGATGAGACCTGGGCACTCCAAGGGCGGGATGGTTTCTTTCGGGGCAATGTCGAAGGCTTGGGGAACGTTGCTTTGGGTATTTGCACTGACATAAAGTAAGCCTGCTGTCTTTAGTGAGTTCTCCCTAGGCATTTCTAACAGTGTCTAGTCCATACGAGTTGGAAACACCATGGGAAGCTTTCGAATTCGGATTTCACGTCATGGAAGCACACGCAAATGTGGTCATAGTCAGCATGGCCTGGCAATCTCAACAGGATCCCAGCCAATACACCCGTCGGCCTCACGAGCCGGATCTCGAGGCCCTGGTGTACTGGGTTCAGCGTCTTGAGCCTCTGATCCGGGAGGatagtgaggaggagattatCGTCGTCTTTTGCAACCGGACTGGTGCTGAAGACGATGTGATGTACTCGGGAACAAGTGCCGTCTTGGGCATCAGAGGAGGGGAAGTTTACGTGTATGGGGTCCTCGGACGTGGAGTGAAGGAGTTACTTGTGGTCGACACGGACCAGCCTCCACTCAGCAAGTTGACCGATGCCTCAGGGGTCGAGGCCGAGAATCCTTACGCCGAGGAAACCGACGTCGAGACTGAGCCCGTCAAGCGCCGTGCGCAGGCCCTCGAGATCCAGATACCGGCCAAGAAGACGCCCAAAGAGCCACCAACATCGCACCCGATCAGCAGTCGCATAGAGGCTGTGTCAGCAACCCCCAAGTCTGTGTCTTCTGCTCGGTTGCCCTGGCTTGCACCAGCTGAGCCTGATGCCCAGAGTCCCGGCAACCCCCGATCACCTACTCGACTGCAGATACCTGTAACACCAGTGCGACCGAGTGCGGAAGAATTCACTCTCATCGACAGCGCCATTGCCGAAGACATTGCCATTCCCACAGCAAGATCATCGCGGACTCCAAGCCCGGACCTGAAGGCAACATCGCGTCCTTCGAGGCTATCAATACCAACGACCCCGTGGAAGTTTCGAGACAAGGCCAGCCCTTACCCATGGCAATACCGAGATGGGTCGCAGTCAGCTctttttggtgggggagctTGCATGACGCCAATAACACCGTTTGAAGTTGAGGAGGGCTGGTTGGGGACACCCATTGATGCTAAACCACCAAACTGGTACTGGAAGCACGATCACTCACTCTCCGCCGTCAAAGAGGCGAtacaagaggaggaagaggtgtcGCCGGGGAGCTCCTCAAAGCCAACCCAGAAGGTGGGAGGGCTTGAACCAGCAAAGACACAGCAAGACGCCTCTAAAGTCCGAGATGCCACACCGATCGACACAGAACCGCCAAATTGGTACTGGAAGCACGAGCCACAGTTGTCTTCTCTTGACGAGATACTCCACGAGGAAGCAGAAGGTGAACAAACCGAGACAGGAGAGAGCCCCAGACCGGAACAAGCCGCACCGTCAAAACCCACTAGTACCACCGTGGCAGAGGATGTCTGGGTAGCCACACCCATCGACAATGAAGTTCCAGATTGGTACTGGAAACACGAGCAAACGCTACCCTCCCTCAACGAAACAGCACAAGAGGAGCCTGAAGAGGACGAGTCAGAAgcaaaacaacaagaaacaTCCAGACCACGCCAAGTCTCAGCAGAAGACGTCTGGGTAGCAACCCCAATCGAAAACGAGGTCCCAGACTGGTACTGGaaacacaaacaaacacTGCCCTCCCTTGACGAGTCAGAAGACGACCCGCCACGGAATGCCCCCCAACcagccaccatcaccaccaccaccaccaccccagcagcagcagcagaagaagaagaagaagaagaagaagaagaagaagaccacacccccacccccataGAGGAAGAACCCCCCGATTGGCACTGGAAACACGAACAgaccctccctcccctcaacgAGGAACACCCATCCCCTTCCCACTCCCAAGACTGGGCAGACCTCTCCTCTGTGTTGGCTAGTTTCAAGATACACCCAAAGTCAGCGTTGAGCAACTCCAGTGCTGCGCAGGATATTGGTGCGGAGAGGCCTAGCTCGCCCAAATCGCGGAATGCGAGTCGGTCGAGGCAGATTTATAGCTCGATGGAGAATTATGATTGGGagcaggggcagcagcaggcgagGGTGGGTGGTATGCAGgtccttggtggtggtggtggtggtagtggtggtggggtgagGAGGCAGTCGTCGCGGTTGAGGAATGGTGTGATGATAGGGGATGGTGTTtctgatgttgaggaggaggaagagcaagCTCACGCCCGAGGGAGGGTTGGGTCCAGATACCGGAGTGTAAGCCGTGGTCGCCAACCTGGGCGGGTGAGGGGGGCAGggatggaggttgaggggtCGGGTTCGAGGCATGGGGTTTTGCTACAGCAGAACAGTCTACGAGATGGCATATCCCTACCGCGACAAAGTTGCCAAAATCTGCAAGACAAGCGGCCAGAACAGCAACAGGACGACAGTTATCGACAGCACAAACCAAGCATAGATTACGCCGCGCTGCCTAACTggccttttcccccttcgCCGGAGGATATCATTAAACCGGCTGGGACTTTGTCGAATCTGTCCGTGGTGACGGTGGACGATGATCACAGTCCGGAGACGCCCAAGAtaatggggatgggggtggcgATTTCgccggtgggggaggagtatGAGGAGTTTGAGTATGGGTATCGTCATGGGGAGTGGGacggttgggaggggagtaAGAGGAGTTTGTTGAATGAGGagtgggtggggaggaggggaaggagggggagggtttgaGGATGATTTATGAAATTATTTTTGAGGGGTTGATACCATGGGAGAGATAGCGCTGGATTTGTTTGCGGATTATGTAGCCTTGAAGTGTTTTAGCATCGAGTTTAGGTGATTTTGAGCTGTCTTTGCCAGAAATGTGAATTGTTCGAAGAACGTCCATTCATCCATCAAATTCTCCAGATCGAGATGCGACCACTGGTAAAAATGGCAAGTAAGGCAATGTCAAACTTGAGTTTCGACAGCTATGTCCTTGATAGCAAATGCCGGCAAGGCTCTGCCCTTCATCACGTCAATACCACTTTTATAGTGCTTGTGCAACACCCAACAAAAAGCAAAGTCAGCATCATCTTGTTTATGTCACCCTCTCTCGGTttggcaaaaaaaaaaagacagctTTAGACCACAGATAAGAAGGATCCAGTGGCGTGCCCTGGCCCCCTCCTTCAGCAACAGCGGGCCGAAAGAATGGGTGTGGTGGGTTGCAAAAAGGGGGTCTCTATGGCTTGCTATGTAGGTTGGCAAGCACATCATAGGTACATCGGATACCAACCAACCAGGTCTTATCATCAACGTGGGAGAAAGAGCGATAAGTGTAAACAGCCAACCGCACCGAGGCCAAGTAATGTTCGGCAGTTTTTGAAGCAAGCAGCGTCCTGTGATCTTGTTGCATACAATACCTATCTGATTTTGAGCGGTTGTTGACAAACCAAGATCTTGTTTACTTGACCGCTGACATGAGGACTAAGTATCACCAAGGCAGGCCGAAACTGCCGAGATCTCTCAACATTCTCACCTACCTAATGTATAGACCTTCACACTGCATTGTGCTGTAGTTATGGGAATGTGCTGTGTCGCTTTCAAGTGCCATCCCCTCATTTGTCTGATCTGTCTCATGACCGTCATTGTCACAGCCATCACACAGAAATCCagcctttttttcccctgaAAAGAGCACAGACGGAAGTTCGGCAgcgagaagaaaagggggggaaaaCCCGACAGTTTGGTTTTGCCGCTTTGATTGGGAATTTCCCCAAGATGGTGCATGTTCTATTGGGCGGGATggggggattggggaggggggaaccAACAGATGGATAACCAAGGAAAATCAATCTATTTGACAGTGTGCGGTGGTTGATGCGCTGCAtgcatgatgatggagctGCGGATGATGAATGGCTTGCtttggtggggatgggataGGTACTGTAGGGAAAGGTGAGATGATGCACAAGAGGAGACGGAGACACAGATTGTCATTACCAGCATAACACAGCAGATGTCAGTTGATGTCATGGTGCTGAGCCTGAGAGATGCGGGCCTGCCAGTGGGTGAATGGATGGCCAAGTGGATTGGTGGTGAAGTGCTCACCGGATTGAGAGAATGTGTGAGAGAGTTGGTTGGGTTCTTGGGGGCCAAAGTTTATCGAGAGAACAACTTTCAGCTGGTTCCCAATCAGGAAATGAGTGGGCCACGGGTAAAAGAGCGGTTTGCCAATCACGACGGGCGGGTTGGTTGAACTCGCAGGGGCCCCTGCATGGGCAGTGACCACTTCTGGGCTGTGAATGGTCAATGCTGCTGAGCACATGCATTGCTAGCGTGCGACCTTGGAACGGCACAGCGGCTTTGGCATCTCTGAGAGAGTGACGATCACTCTGTGAGCATTTTCAAACGGTGCAAGACAACCCCCAATCACACCAACCATAGAGGTTGAACCCCCGCCCGCCACCATGGGCCACCCTTTTAATGCGTTGAACAGGACCCTGGAGGTGGTTGACGGCTGAGTCTAATGAGTGGGAGGTGTGTCCAGCTCGGTGGCTGTTGTCTGTGTTTGTGCTGTTGTTTCccttcaccaacaacaatccAAGTCTTGTCACTGTCACATCTGCAAAAGCACAAGCTTCCAGTCTCTTTTCCTCCAGGGACCCATCCAGACAAAAGTGCGCGCTTAACCTGACATCCCGAAGATCGAAGCACGTTTCTCCTCTGTTTTACTCTATAATACCGTCATCGTGCCACCAGGAA encodes the following:
- a CDS encoding uncharacterized protein (EggNog:ENOG503P0F8; COG:E), producing MKIACLQFAPQVGDVDNNLNRADAVLNKARTGDLDDLDLLVLPELAFTGYNFKSLQHISPCLERRDSGISSLWARTTALKHDCAVVVGYPEKVDMSARWPANPEHYNSALIVNRDGDTVGNYRKLHLFYTDETWALQGRDGFFRGNVEGLGNVALGICTDINPYELETPWEAFEFGFHVMEAHANVVIVSMAWQSQQDPSQYTRRPHEPDLEALVYWVQRLEPLIREDSEEEIIVVFCNRTGAEDDVMYSGTSAVLGIRGGEVYVYGVLGRGVKELLVVDTDQPPLSKLTDASGVEAENPYAEETDVETEPVKRRAQALEIQIPAKKTPKEPPTSHPISSRIEAVSATPKSVSSARLPWLAPAEPDAQSPGNPRSPTRLQIPVTPVRPSAEEFTLIDSAIAEDIAIPTARSSRTPSPDLKATSRPSRLSIPTTPWKFRDKASPYPWQYRDGSQSALFGGGACMTPITPFEVEEGWLGTPIDAKPPNWYWKHDHSLSAVKEAIQEEEEVSPGSSSKPTQKVGGLEPAKTQQDASKVRDATPIDTEPPNWYWKHEPQLSSLDEILHEEAEGEQTETGESPRPEQAAPSKPTSTTVAEDVWVATPIDNEVPDWYWKHEQTLPSLNETAQEEPEEDESEAKQQETSRPRQVSAEDVWVATPIENEVPDWYWKHKQTLPSLDESEDDPPRNAPQPATITTTTTTPAAAAEEEEEEEEEEEDHTPTPIEEEPPDWHWKHEQTLPPLNEEHPSPSHSQDWADLSSVLASFKIHPKSALSNSSAAQDIGAERPSSPKSRNASRSRQIYSSMENYDWEQGQQQARVGGMQVLGGGGGGSGGGVRRQSSRLRNGVMIGDGVSDVEEEEEQAHARGRVGSRYRSVSRGRQPGRVRGAGMEVEGSGSRHGVLLQQNSLRDGISLPRQSCQNLQDKRPEQQQDDSYRQHKPSIDYAALPNWPFPPSPEDIIKPAGTLSNLSVVTVDDDHSPETPKIMGMGVAISPVGEEYEEFEYGYRHGEWDGWEGSKRSLLNEEWVGRRGRRGRV